A single region of the Melopsittacus undulatus isolate bMelUnd1 chromosome 10, bMelUnd1.mat.Z, whole genome shotgun sequence genome encodes:
- the LOC101871679 gene encoding thymosin beta-12-like, which produces MSDKPDFAEIETFDKTKLKKTETREKNPLPTKETIEQEKQSESTA; this is translated from the exons ATGTCCGACAAACCAGATTTTGCAGAAATTGAGACATTTGACAAGACCAAGCTGAAGAAGACAGAAACCAGAGAGAAAAATCCACTGCCCACTAAAGAAA CTATcgaacaggaaaagcaaagtgaaaGTACAGCCTGA